AGCGTGCATGCTGTTCGTGATGCAGGGGGAATTTTACAGTATTATGAAGGGGTGCTTGAGGATATCACCGAGCGCAAACAGGCAGAAGAAGTACTCCGTCTCACCGACATACGCCAAAAAACGATATTGCAGCTCTATCAGATGGCAGATACCTCTCTCGACACGATTACCGGTTTTGTCTTGGAGGAGTGTGTAAAAATCAGCGAAAGCGAGCTCGCATTTATTGGTTTTATCAATGAAGATGAGACAATCATGCATACCCACCTATGGTCTCAAAAGGCCATGGAGGAGTGTGCCGTGGACGGGAAGCCCGCCGAGTTTCCTCTTGATAAGGCCGGGTTATGGGCTGAGGCAATACGGCAGCGAAAACCCATTATCGTGAACAATTACTCCGATCCCAACCCATACAAAAAGGGTTGCCCTGAAGGGCATGTCCCCCTGACGCGCTTCATGAGCATTCCGCTCATCGATCGGGATCATGTTGTTCTTGTTGCCGGTCTTGCGAATAAGAAAGAGCCATACACCGAATCCGATATTACGCATATCTCCATGCTTTTAGAAGGCATGTGGAACTACGTTCAACGGAGAAATGCAGAGGATAGAGTACGTCAGAGTGAAGAAAAATACCGTAGTATCTTTGAAAATTCTATCATGGGAATTTTTCGAACCACTCCTGATGGTCATTACTTGAGTGCCAATCCTGCCGGAGCTAAGATGTACGGTTATAAATCGCAAGAAGAAATGATACAGTCAGTCACAGGCATGGCTCATCAGATATATGTTCACCCCGAAGACCGGAAACGGTTTAAAGAACTGATAGAAAGTAGTGGATTTGCTGAAGGCTTCGAAGCAGAGCATTACACCAAAGACGGAAGTAAAATATGGGCCTCCATGAATGCACGTATTATCCGTGATACGTCAGGCGCCATACT
This sequence is a window from Pseudomonadota bacterium. Protein-coding genes within it:
- a CDS encoding PAS domain S-box protein; its protein translation is MKQKVEQYGSVSGFEVQFYRKDGTKIWVCFSVHAVRDAGGILQYYEGVLEDITERKQAEEVLRLTDIRQKTILQLYQMADTSLDTITGFVLEECVKISESELAFIGFINEDETIMHTHLWSQKAMEECAVDGKPAEFPLDKAGLWAEAIRQRKPIIVNNYSDPNPYKKGCPEGHVPLTRFMSIPLIDRDHVVLVAGLANKKEPYTESDITHISMLLEGMWNYVQRRNAEDRVRQSEEKYRSIFENSIMGIFRTTPDGHYLSANPAGAKMYGYKSQEEMIQSVTGMAHQIYVHPEDRKRFKELIESSGFAEGFEAEHYTKDGSKIWASMNARIIRDTSGAILYYETTSQNITKRKRAEDALRQSEEKYRSIFKNSVEGIFQTTPEGQYISVNPALARMIGYDSPEELKKGVTNLSKQGYVNPEDRVRYKKILEEQGIIKGFEAQHYRKDGNIIWVSINARAVKDEAGKVLYYEGTIEDITERKRAASRRRTQTNP